agaagattGGCTATTTATATAAAGTTATAATAGTTATTCTAATGATTTATCTGGGAAGATAAAGTCATAAAATTATTGTGATAAGTGTGCTGAGGATGATTTATAGGGTTGCACAGGAAACATACAGCACTACAGCAAAGTTCATCTTGTTTCActcatagacatatatacatgtatatatgtctatggtttCACTAttcaccttattcctgacttcgtgagtttacccatggttcatagcgatattcggttatgctcttccggttgagcTGGTTGACCTCGGCGTTTACActagcgtagctgtcatgctcgctctaaaaaccggctttttaacacaaagaaagcgacagaatggataaaaatcggcggtggataaacagaacagatgttttaataagtcatgaggacagttctcacggagttgacagatgacatgaagcattagcccggcattagcccgacgttagctacatcgacgtagctaacgtcgggctaatgcttatcttatattttctgaaggtgttgacggtggagaattacgcagttacaaaagcacagaagcatacaactacctgcacagtaacaacatagggaaagtactgttgaagaaacacagcgagttatttctgaaggcagcagtaacgcccagccagagtgtcaatcaagctaaacatacagcgtggataatgctgaaggaaagtgaagtcgtggagacaggcggctgctcggacgttgccgggttagggaagtcatgcagtcatgcagcagctatactgtggaagatattcagaaacccaaatatttattttagtgtcaaagccgcgagccgcgctagtctccgttcctccttcctcagcatggcgtgtagggcgcagggcacggacaagtttgactaagttgttgatgtactacacgagacgtttctgaaaaaaacttaaattttcatgaattgttgtggcaaccaacaacggcacatgttgtacctgagctcattttaaaaacaatatagcacttatgacctaacactagttgtttagggctagcttagcggcagcagccatcatgcagttgcaaggcaaccggaaacagaaaaccgccggcggaagtagttatctgtcatggcagcccccataggcttctgaggaaacaggtggatagtCATATTCACGTTTTTAATCTTACATAGcccagaatcaacacaaaatgaaagttcctccttgtagctgctttaacaaGGCTGTTAAACAACTGCTGCCTGACCCAGTCAATCTACGAGTAATACAGCGATATCAGAAGTGACAACAAAAGCAACCAAAAACTTTGTGCACTTATTTcatagtgttttatttattttcatttaagttTGAGTAGTAGACACCATCATAATAGAGAACAGCGTGATAGTGTTATGACAAGTCCTCCAGTGGCTGAAGTGGAACTTGCTCTCAGGGTGAATGCACCAAAGCCCTGAGGCCTGTTCCTCTTCCAATCAGATCCAGCTCAGGTGCACAAGTGCATTTACTGGGCGGTCGTCACTCTGCCACTGGTGACAAATTGAGGAAAATCCATCAGATGAGTTCTGCTATGTCCTTCTCCACCGTTGCAATGGGGCAGTGAAGTTCATACCTGCAGTAAAGGGAAAATATTATAGCCACTATAACAGTTACAAAGAGCTGATTGGGTTTCTAACTTGAGGTTTGGGTTCTTTACCTTCTGAAGGGCATGCCATCTGCAGCGATTAAGAACTTCTCAAAATTCCAGCGGATGTCATTGACTTTGATTGGTGACCAGTAGAATTTCTTTATGTCTCCAATAACAGGGTTCACAAATGGCAAAGATTCCTGTTGGCGAACCAGAAACGAGATCAGAATCGTATGGGGGAGGTTTTTCAGGGCAGAACGGATGAAGTACTTACAAAAACTGTCATCCCAATATTTTGATTAtgtaaataatacatgaaatgaTACCTTTAGGTAGGTGAAAAGAGGCTCTTCATTTAATCCATTCACCTCAACCTTGCCAAAGACAGGAAACTTTGGCACGAACCCACCACCCGGTCTCACGTACTTAAGAATATTGAGGGTCTCATGATTCACCTCTGAAAGAATAAAGGCAAAAATAGCTATTACTGTGAAGAAGTATCAAATATCAAGACGTTAATGCAAAATACTCGACTGGAAGTACATGTTATGCATTGAAAAATGTGTGGTTGATACGTGTACATGTCAGCCCTAAACTCGCTTGCTCAGTGTCTTTTGCTTGTGTCACGACAGGTTTGAATGTTCTTAAtgtcttgtttgtctttttccagtGTTTAAACTGCATTACCTGCATTATTTTGCTTTGTGCCTCGTTCTGTTTTGTGTCCAGCTTTGTCATGCTTGTATTGTTCTTCTTTTTGCTTTGTTGTATTTTAGGAAGCCCTTTTAAGACCATTGCTGTAGGACCGCGCCTGAACAATAACCTTTCTGCTTATTCAAGCATTTTTACTCATGTCTTACCATGTGTTTTATCAATGTTCCTTGAAATAATCAACAAAATGTATCGTGCaagcaatgtaaacacagacacttgcccaggaccactagctgcacggctaactgagctaactagctaacagaaGCCATAGTAAGCAGCAGTAAGCAATTGCTCTAcagatatgctgccccctgtttgtttagAGTATGAATTTCGATAGATGGcctattcttacatattgcacctttaacatctGGAATGTGAAAGTGGGCCACAACAAGACATTGCTTTTTTGTCAGAGGTTACCAAACTATAAAGCTAATGTTAATCTGAAAAGACACAGTAAAGTATAGCTGTTAAATAAAAGCAGTGAAGTAAAGTAGACGTACGTAGTGAACCTACCAGGTGACTGAAGACCGAACTGGTTGCAGGAGAATCCTAAAACAGAGAAGTTGAGGTCGCCAAACATTTCCATCAGTGCATTCAGTCGGTGGTACTGAGGGGAAAAGGACACCAAATCAAACGCCTTAGAATAAAAAATGACTGCACAGATTTTGTGAGATGTAATGATGAGATAATGTGACTTGACTGTAATCAGTCGCTGCTCTCGCAGATTATTACCTCCTCTATTGTTGACCCTCAGAAGGTGGCAACGTTGATGATGAGAAGCACCTTACCCCTGTAGTTACTGAGCGGAACCAGCTGTCCATCCAGGGTCTCAGCAGAGAAATCATAGATTGATTTACACGCCATACTTGTACTTTAGCTTGTATATGGGATTGCAGTCAGTCAGGAGTGAGCGTTCGCCCTGGCTATCCTGTTGGCTCATCTCATTCACTGAAACATAACTCATGGGTCAGCAATTGTTCAGCGTGACTGACTTCATTGTTCTCCTGGGCAGAGGTGCGCTGGCAGGGTGGTCATTTGTTCAACACATGTGTTCCAGGGGAAAAGGCTAATGTGGTGACAGCTAATCAGCATTAGGGAATTAAATAATCAAAATTCACATATATGGATCTGCAAAATCCACATAGAGAAATTCAGGAATTTTTAtaatgactttcttttttttgttttctttgcgaCAACAGCTGTCAGGCTATGATTATGAGGTAGTTATATAGAGTTGTGCTGCACAGTGCTTTATTTACCAACACAGCACTTctggcctgtttttttttttttatctgcacaGTGAAATTATTAGACAGTTATTTTGGTGAATATTCTCCTAAAATAGTTATGAAAATAAAGGAAGTTATCTATATGAACGTTAAAACAACCAATGCTCATATATACATGAATATAAGAGCACAGGAGGTctctataaaacatttataatattattttaaaaaacaaattgcttGTGCGTGATCTTTGACGTAAACCCGGAAAATTACAACTGATGCGTTCATGCATCCCACGTAAACGCCCGACATAGGTGACAATATCAAATATAGGTCATCTAAATAAGACACAACGGCGTTTCTGACATTTGAGTAGCCTATTCTTGGCTGTAAAAAACAGCAGAGTCGCTTCATAAATGGatgttggttgttgttttagGTAACAAGTCCGCCTAATTGAGCTACTCTCTTCTTTACAAACAGAATGCAATGATGAAATTACCTCCAAGGTAGCGATAACGGTTGATATTTGTGTGTCTATCACATTTATCATTAACTGTTGGCTCTCCCTTTCCCTACTAGTCATATTTTAGAAATGCACAACGTTGATGAATAGCTGAGGCGCCATTCCGGTTTGAATGGAGCTTTCTTCCGACAGCACCTGAAGGCCCCATTAGGTTTGGGTTACACCTCAAACGCCTGCAAGATGCTAAAGAAAAACACGTTATCTTGGCTTCTATGTGACCAACGACGCGTCCTTAAAACCCCCGTATAACATATCCGACTCATTATGGATGAAGAGGATAAGATGCGAACGTGAGTGCTTTTGAAATAAATGAGTTTAGTATTTAAAAAGCAGCTGGATTGCTACCCCTGGCTCGCTAGCTTGTCGGCTAACAGCGATAGCTTCCTAGTACCAAGTCCCTGATGAGATGATCAGATGGTTGTTGATGCTCCCGTTTATTTATGGCAGCTGACTCCGGTTTAATTATATATCACAGCGACGAGACCGGTGTAACGTTATCCACCATTAATGTAACATTTGTCATTAGTGTATGTCATAGATAGTTTCCGTGAACGCTGCATGCAAGTATCAAAGTTCAGCTGTGAAACAAGGTTCGCTTCCCTCAGCAGATGTCACCTCTTGGACCTGCCCTGGGAGGATGTGCTGGTTCCACATATTTTGTGCCATTTGCCGCTGCAACACCTCGTCAGCCTGCAGAGGGTGAGCAAGCAGTTTCACAGCCTCATCCAGGTGTATCTGGCCAACTGCAGGACGTTTGATCTGTCCATGGTAAGTCCTGATGAGCGCAACCTTTTAAAGGACAAGTACACCCAAAAGGTGAGAGTTCAGCCTTTCTGTACGCACCCCCATATCGATGGagagtcgggtgaagttttgtcgtccacaaaacatctcGCAGTGTTGCAGGGTTCTCCTAAAGTAGATGGGGAGTAGCCAAAGCCCAACCAGGTCCTTTGATTCAATCAAACTTAATCCAGTATCaaatgaaacatatttaaatctacTAGAttaaattgtactcactcatagatatcagccacctaaatacacctgatttctTTCCATCACAATCCACatattattccctgagaaattaacaagaTGTCTAAATGTCTCATAGTttcagagagtgagaaaaaaaaaaacctggatcGATCCCCTTTTCCCAAATCTGTACCAAAAGCTAgcagggtctattctgggccgggATCTATCCTCCAACCAATTTTCGTGAATATCGGTTCATCGGTAGTTTTTGTGTTAACCAGCCCATAAACCAACAATAGAaatggacacaggtgaggacaaCCTCCTTTTCCCAGTAgcaactgaaaaacaagaaatgtctcatccagtgtaatccaagtctctggaagcctcACAATCCCAAATTTGATTTGAAAGAAGTTATTTACAgcctttttaaagctgaaatcttctgtgtagctgctaagctaaaaagTGTTAACATGCACACCCTGTCAGAAGTTGGTGTCAAGggtttaaattatatttttataatcCTTGGGGGGTCCGGAGAATTGGATTGGGATGGACAAGGAGacgttttatgtttgttttttcagtagttttttttactttttaaaacaagtcctcctttactttagttttttaggagaatgctgcaacattgTTTTACTATGAAGCTCCAAAACTGTTATGTGGACTATTCATTTAGcgcgaactgttcctttattCGTCTCTACTTGAATATTGTATGTTATTGTTTAAAGGTAAGGTCCGCTATCTGCTCTGTTGTGATAACCACAGATTGGACCATCCATTCCCAAGGAGGCGTTTGTCTCCATGTTGAAGGACAACAAAGTTCTCCACAGCctctcacttcagaactgttcCGACTGGGTGACAGACAAGGAGCTGCTGCCAGTGATCGGCCAGAACCAGCATCTGCAGAGAGTGGAGATGAGCGGCTGTGCTTGTCTCACCCGCCACTCCCTGGTGGCCGTGTCCTTGAgctgcacacacctccaccacctcggCCTGGCGCACTGCGAGTGGGTGGACAGCCTGTCCCTGCGCAGCCTGGCTGACCACTGCGGGGGGCTGCAGTCGATCGACCTCACCGCCTGCCGCCAACTCAAGGACGACGCCATCTGCTACCTGGCCAAGAAGTGCTTGAAGTTGAGGTCTCTATCGTTGGCAGTCAACGCCAACGTCACCGATGAGTCGGTGGAGGAGGTGGCCAAGAACTGCAGGGGTCTGGAGCAGCTGGACCTGACAGGTTGCCTGCGGGTCAGGAACCAGTCTATCAGGTACATCATGTCTTATTTTCAAGCATAATCCAGCTAACTTTCTACCATTCCCACTGCCACGCTTCTTGTGCACCCATCCATAAGATCCTCTGCATGCTGTGCTCACAGGACTCTTGCAGAGTACTGCCCGAAGCTGCAGTCCCTGAAGGTGAATCATTGTCACAATGTGACAGAGTCAAGCCTGGATCCTCTACGGAAGCGCAATGTAGTGATAGATGTTGAGCCGCCTTTGCAGAGGGCTCTGGTACTTCTTCAGGACGTGCTGGGGTTCGCTCCCTTTATCAATCTGCAGATATAGCCAAAGGGCCATCTATCTGTCCAACAAGAGCTC
Above is a genomic segment from Sparus aurata chromosome 20, fSpaAur1.1, whole genome shotgun sequence containing:
- the fbxl15 gene encoding F-box/LRR-repeat protein 15 isoform X2, giving the protein MDEEDKMRTCHLLDLPWEDVLVPHILCHLPLQHLVSLQRVSKQFHSLIQVYLANCRTFDLSMVSPDERNLLKDKYTQKIGPSIPKEAFVSMLKDNKVLHSLSLQNCSDWVTDKELLPVIGQNQHLQRVEMSGCACLTRHSLVAVSLSCTHLHHLGLAHCEWVDSLSLRSLADHCGGLQSIDLTACRQLKDDAICYLAKKCLKLRSLSLAVNANVTDESVEEVAKNCRGLEQLDLTGCLRVRNQSIRTLAEYCPKLQSLKVNHCHNVTESSLDPLRKRNVVIDVEPPLQRALVLLQDVLGFAPFINLQI
- the fbxl15 gene encoding F-box/LRR-repeat protein 15 isoform X1; the protein is MDEEDKMRTRCHLLDLPWEDVLVPHILCHLPLQHLVSLQRVSKQFHSLIQVYLANCRTFDLSMVSPDERNLLKDKYTQKIGPSIPKEAFVSMLKDNKVLHSLSLQNCSDWVTDKELLPVIGQNQHLQRVEMSGCACLTRHSLVAVSLSCTHLHHLGLAHCEWVDSLSLRSLADHCGGLQSIDLTACRQLKDDAICYLAKKCLKLRSLSLAVNANVTDESVEEVAKNCRGLEQLDLTGCLRVRNQSIRTLAEYCPKLQSLKVNHCHNVTESSLDPLRKRNVVIDVEPPLQRALVLLQDVLGFAPFINLQI
- the fbxl15 gene encoding F-box/LRR-repeat protein 15 isoform X3; the protein is MDEEDKMRTRCHLLDLPWEDVLVPHILCHLPLQHLVSLQRVSKQFHSLIQVYLANCRTFDLSMIGPSIPKEAFVSMLKDNKVLHSLSLQNCSDWVTDKELLPVIGQNQHLQRVEMSGCACLTRHSLVAVSLSCTHLHHLGLAHCEWVDSLSLRSLADHCGGLQSIDLTACRQLKDDAICYLAKKCLKLRSLSLAVNANVTDESVEEVAKNCRGLEQLDLTGCLRVRNQSIRTLAEYCPKLQSLKVNHCHNVTESSLDPLRKRNVVIDVEPPLQRALVLLQDVLGFAPFINLQI
- the LOC115571686 gene encoding glutathione peroxidase 6, which encodes MACKSIYDFSAETLDGQLVPLSNYRGKVLLIINVATFUGSTIEEYHRLNALMEMFGDLNFSVLGFSCNQFGLQSPEVNHETLNILKYVRPGGGFVPKFPVFGKVEVNGLNEEPLFTYLKESLPFVNPVIGDIKKFYWSPIKVNDIRWNFEKFLIAADGMPFRRYELHCPIATVEKDIAELI
- the fbxl15 gene encoding F-box/LRR-repeat protein 15 isoform X4, with product MDEEDKMRTCHLLDLPWEDVLVPHILCHLPLQHLVSLQRVSKQFHSLIQVYLANCRTFDLSMIGPSIPKEAFVSMLKDNKVLHSLSLQNCSDWVTDKELLPVIGQNQHLQRVEMSGCACLTRHSLVAVSLSCTHLHHLGLAHCEWVDSLSLRSLADHCGGLQSIDLTACRQLKDDAICYLAKKCLKLRSLSLAVNANVTDESVEEVAKNCRGLEQLDLTGCLRVRNQSIRTLAEYCPKLQSLKVNHCHNVTESSLDPLRKRNVVIDVEPPLQRALVLLQDVLGFAPFINLQI